A single region of the Salmo salar chromosome ssa16, Ssal_v3.1, whole genome shotgun sequence genome encodes:
- the LOC123727927 gene encoding integumentary mucin C.1-like: ISPILTTTTTTTTYISTTLTTTTTTTTTTTTTTTTTTTTTTTTTTTTTTTTTTTTTTNTYSSPTLTTTTTTTTTPTTTTYISPTLTTTTTTTTTYISPTLTTTTTTTTTYISPTLTPTTTTTTTTTTTTTTTYISPTLTTTTTTTTTYISPTLTTTTTTTTTTTTTTYISPTLTTSTTTTTTTTTTTTTTTTTTTNTYSSPTLTTTTTTTTPTT; the protein is encoded by the exons atcagtccaatcctaactactactactactactacaacatatatcagtacaaccctaactactactactactactactactactactactactactactactactactactactactactactactactactac tactactactactactactactactactactactactaatacatatagcagtccaaccctaactactactactactactactactactcctactactactacatatatcagtccaaccctaactactactactactactactactacatatatcagtccaaccctaactactactactactactactactacatatatcagtccaaccctaactcctactactactactactactactactactactactactactactacatatatcagtccaaccctaactactactactactactactactacatatatcagtccaaccctgactactactactactactactactactactactactactacatatatcagtccaaccctaactactagtactactactactactactactactactactactactactactactactactactactaatacatatagcagtccaaccctaactactactactactactaccactcctactact